A region from the Bacteroidota bacterium genome encodes:
- a CDS encoding type III restriction-modification system endonuclease, translating to MKGFNFEKNLNHQSHAVDSTIAVFENISLVQPTEADKNYINPAFNFLSDWAYPQNLRAVQESNGIDEKIKRNSNIIDIMMETGTGKTYTYTKTIFELNKNYGIFKFIVVVPTLSIKAGTIDFLRSDSSREHFKEQYGKTLHLHIVESQKNSKSKKSYIPPAVTSFVNSGNFEKNSIQVMIINAGMINSETMQKSFDKGLFDKYTVPFDAIGATKPFMIIDEPHKFGQGNKTWENIQKMKPQFILRYGATFQGYENLIYTLTAVDSFNRNLVKGVIGHITEFNAGENAIVKFIDSDGTEASFELIENERRKTVTVSKKESLKKIHPEMSDLGIENLNKSTVVLTNGLEMKKGDKINPYSYAEKLQETMIQKAIKHHFEIEKQLLTREVKIKPLTLFFIDNIDEYRNKEGYIRKTVEQYIKAEIEELLKTEKDAFYKAYLEKTLLDLSATHAGYFSKDNTEKDEAIEKEINEILHDKQAMLDLENPRRFIFSKWTLREGWDNPNVFQICKLRSSGSEISKLQEVGRGLRLPVNEYGNRVKDEQFYLNYFVDFTESDFVDKLVSEINQKSGAISIEQVPDKLTEQMIKKICELYETTEDELLEVLDTNNVITRTNSFKTGGFDFIKQNYSRIFEGVNSNKVRKATDPKKKVVVRTEKYQELKDLWEKLNEKVILEYKFDNEANFKTLFTEFLKAQKDNFTSDGINERISKVEIKDNKAIASEPESVYNRKTSTISILKYSDFLKELSKILNINITTLHQSIIDAGTDINKYLNQTTLRVIKQNFDFFLMTQAFDKYSIEYKKVSNSIHPTKLTDEKGNVLKEISASDVGVLFSDEDVADSYFFEELYYDSDLEKTNIKTEIKEVIVFTKIPKNSIKIPVAGGKSYSPDFAYVLKFKDGEQKLNFIVETKDVNSKDGLRDEEKFKIKHAEKFFDGKVKIEFRTQFSNNKIVDLIKELAVDE from the coding sequence ATGAAGGGATTTAATTTTGAGAAGAACCTAAACCATCAATCACACGCAGTAGATAGCACTATTGCGGTGTTTGAGAATATTAGCCTTGTTCAGCCCACAGAAGCGGATAAGAATTACATCAATCCTGCATTTAATTTTTTAAGCGATTGGGCTTATCCACAAAATTTAAGAGCAGTTCAAGAAAGTAACGGTATTGACGAAAAAATAAAACGTAACAGTAACATCATTGATATAATGATGGAAACAGGAACAGGTAAAACTTATACCTACACCAAAACAATTTTTGAACTCAATAAAAACTACGGCATTTTCAAATTCATAGTAGTAGTTCCAACCTTATCCATCAAAGCAGGAACGATTGACTTTTTGAGATCGGACAGCAGCCGTGAGCATTTCAAGGAACAATATGGCAAAACGCTTCATTTGCATATTGTAGAAAGTCAGAAAAACAGCAAGAGTAAAAAATCATATATTCCTCCTGCTGTTACAAGTTTTGTTAATTCGGGCAATTTTGAGAAAAACAGCATTCAGGTTATGATTATCAACGCAGGTATGATTAACTCTGAAACAATGCAAAAGAGTTTTGACAAAGGTTTGTTTGACAAATACACTGTTCCGTTTGATGCCATTGGAGCAACGAAACCTTTTATGATTATTGACGAGCCACACAAATTTGGGCAAGGCAATAAAACTTGGGAGAATATTCAGAAAATGAAGCCCCAGTTTATTTTGCGTTATGGTGCAACTTTTCAAGGTTATGAAAACTTGATTTACACTCTAACAGCCGTTGATTCATTCAACAGAAATTTAGTGAAAGGCGTAATCGGACACATTACTGAATTTAATGCAGGTGAAAACGCAATCGTAAAATTTATTGATTCAGATGGAACAGAAGCCAGTTTTGAATTGATTGAAAATGAGAGACGAAAAACCGTAACAGTTTCTAAAAAAGAAAGTCTGAAAAAGATACATCCTGAAATGTCTGACTTGGGAATTGAAAATTTGAATAAAAGCACGGTTGTATTAACCAACGGCTTAGAAATGAAAAAGGGCGATAAAATCAACCCTTATTCTTATGCTGAAAAGTTGCAGGAAACAATGATTCAAAAGGCAATAAAACACCATTTTGAAATTGAAAAACAGCTATTGACAAGAGAAGTGAAGATTAAACCTTTAACGCTTTTCTTCATTGACAACATAGACGAATACCGAAATAAAGAAGGATATATCCGAAAAACTGTTGAGCAATACATCAAAGCAGAAATTGAAGAATTGCTAAAAACAGAAAAGGATGCTTTTTACAAAGCCTATCTTGAAAAGACATTGCTTGACCTTTCGGCAACACACGCAGGATATTTTTCAAAAGACAATACCGAAAAAGACGAAGCCATTGAAAAAGAGATAAACGAAATTTTGCACGACAAGCAAGCAATGCTAGACTTGGAAAATCCAAGACGATTTATTTTTTCAAAATGGACGTTGCGTGAAGGTTGGGACAATCCCAACGTATTTCAGATTTGCAAACTCCGAAGCAGTGGCAGTGAAATTTCAAAACTTCAAGAAGTTGGGCGTGGTTTACGTTTGCCAGTGAATGAATATGGCAATCGAGTAAAAGATGAGCAATTTTATTTGAACTACTTTGTTGACTTTACCGAAAGCGACTTTGTAGATAAGTTGGTGAGTGAAATCAATCAGAAATCAGGAGCAATTTCTATTGAACAAGTTCCCGACAAACTCACTGAACAGATGATTAAAAAGATTTGTGAACTATACGAAACTACCGAAGATGAACTTTTAGAAGTATTGGACACAAACAATGTAATAACAAGAACAAACTCATTCAAGACAGGCGGTTTTGATTTTATAAAACAGAACTATTCACGAATATTTGAAGGCGTTAATTCTAACAAGGTTCGCAAAGCAACCGACCCTAAAAAGAAAGTAGTAGTCAGAACAGAGAAATACCAAGAACTGAAAGACCTTTGGGAAAAACTGAATGAAAAAGTAATCCTTGAATACAAGTTTGACAACGAAGCAAATTTCAAAACGCTGTTTACCGAATTTCTGAAAGCCCAAAAAGACAACTTTACTTCTGATGGAATTAACGAGAGAATTTCAAAAGTAGAAATCAAGGACAACAAAGCAATAGCAAGCGAACCTGAATCGGTTTACAACCGCAAGACTTCAACTATTTCAATTTTGAAATACAGCGACTTTTTGAAAGAACTTTCAAAAATTCTCAACATAAACATTACAACACTACATCAATCCATCATTGACGCAGGCACAGACATAAACAAGTATCTCAACCAAACGACATTAAGGGTTATCAAACAGAATTTTGACTTTTTCTTAATGACCCAAGCCTTTGACAAATATTCGATTGAATATAAAAAGGTTTCAAACAGCATTCATCCGACCAAACTAACAGACGAGAAAGGCAATGTGCTAAAAGAAATTTCTGCATCTGATGTTGGTGTGTTGTTTTCAGACGAAGATGTGGCAGACTCATACTTCTTTGAAGAATTGTATTACGATTCTGACTTAGAAAAAACAAACATCAAAACAGAAATTAAGGAAGTGATTGTGTTTACCAAGATTCCGAAGAACTCAATTAAAATTCCCGTTGCAGGTGGCAAATCATATTCGCCAGACTTTGCTTATGTGCTAAAGTTTAAAGACGGAGAGCAAAAACTAAACTTCATCGTAGAGACAAAAGACGTAAACAGTAAAGACGGTTTGCGTGACGAAGAAAAATTCAAAATAAAACACGCTGAAAAATTCTTTGACGGCAAAGTAAAAATTGAGTTCAGGACACAGTTCAGCAACAACAAAATAGTTGACTTAATCAAAGAACTTGCAGTTGATGAATAA
- a CDS encoding site-specific DNA-methyltransferase, whose amino-acid sequence MSKEQKITNNIKVPNKDLETLKIHFPHCFDKDGNFQLEKFKNNLTEKEVSFSTESYGLDWLGKSYARLLASDPATTLLKADETHNSKPENANSENLLIKGDNLEVLKHLANAYYEQVKMIYIDPPYNTGSDGFVYNDDRKYTVKELQNLIGIDEEKAKRILDFTQSNSNSHSAWLTFMYPRLYIAKQLLKDDGVIFVSIDDNEVAQLRLLMDEIFGEENFVTIYKWNKTSTPPSLSRKVRQKYEFVLCFEKRSNNKVFDGGITDGGDMPLLNDSNNIGILQFPAEKVNFKIKGEYKKGIYDRVELLTDIQIINGKADKDFKLKGPFKWTQDNLIEEIDNGTIFHIKSDKFAIRYEKEGERIKVPADIISKKECSVGTNEDANKELYGLFQKDGLFNYPKPTTLIKYLCKFKTENNDLILDFFAGSGTTGDAVMQLNAEDGGNRRKFILVQLPEAIDPKKNKTAYDFVKDELKAEPTIFEITKERLLRAAKKINAGLDEKIKKLQSEIQTEETKAEIEKLERLKKQNTFKVFQTTPIWEDYNFEAEQFDPSQTLFDAGKLTEDDIKALLTTWKTYDGIALTQDLESVDLSGYTAYYGNGRLYLMNKGFTTNNLKALLEKIDTDKHFEPKSIIAFGYHLESKSLREISENVKTYNNKKKSDIDFITRY is encoded by the coding sequence ATGAGCAAGGAACAAAAAATAACGAACAACATAAAAGTGCCAAATAAAGATTTGGAAACTTTGAAAATTCATTTCCCGCATTGCTTTGACAAAGACGGAAATTTTCAATTAGAAAAATTCAAAAATAATCTAACTGAAAAGGAAGTAAGTTTTTCTACCGAGAGTTACGGTTTAGACTGGTTAGGCAAAAGCTACGCAAGACTTTTGGCGAGCGACCCTGCCACCACTTTGCTAAAAGCAGACGAAACTCATAATAGCAAACCCGAAAACGCTAATTCTGAAAACTTGCTCATAAAAGGCGATAATTTGGAAGTGCTGAAACACCTTGCCAATGCCTATTACGAACAAGTAAAAATGATTTACATAGACCCGCCTTACAATACAGGCAGCGATGGATTTGTGTATAACGATGACAGAAAATATACCGTAAAAGAACTCCAAAACCTGATTGGCATTGACGAAGAAAAAGCAAAACGCATTTTAGATTTTACACAAAGCAATAGCAACAGCCACAGCGCTTGGCTCACCTTTATGTACCCACGACTTTACATTGCAAAACAACTTTTAAAAGATGATGGAGTAATATTTGTTTCGATTGACGACAACGAAGTGGCACAACTGCGGTTGCTTATGGATGAGATTTTCGGGGAGGAGAATTTTGTAACAATATATAAATGGAATAAAACATCAACACCTCCAAGCCTATCAAGAAAAGTAAGACAAAAATATGAATTTGTTTTATGCTTTGAAAAAAGGAGTAATAACAAAGTTTTTGATGGTGGCATAACGGATGGTGGAGATATGCCTTTGCTTAACGATAGTAATAACATAGGAATACTTCAATTCCCAGCGGAAAAAGTAAACTTCAAAATAAAAGGTGAATATAAAAAAGGTATTTATGATAGAGTTGAACTCTTAACTGACATTCAAATTATTAATGGAAAAGCAGATAAGGATTTTAAACTCAAGGGACCATTTAAATGGACACAAGATAATTTAATCGAAGAAATTGATAATGGAACAATATTTCATATTAAATCTGATAAATTTGCTATTCGCTATGAAAAAGAAGGGGAGCGTATAAAAGTACCTGCTGATATTATTTCAAAAAAAGAATGTTCTGTTGGAACTAACGAAGACGCTAATAAGGAGCTATATGGGTTGTTTCAAAAAGATGGATTATTTAATTATCCTAAACCGACAACACTAATTAAATATTTGTGTAAGTTTAAAACTGAAAATAATGACCTCATCCTCGACTTCTTCGCAGGCTCCGGCACCACAGGCGATGCGGTAATGCAACTCAATGCCGAAGATGGCGGCAATAGGAGGAAATTTATTTTGGTGCAACTGCCCGAAGCAATAGACCCAAAGAAAAACAAAACGGCTTACGATTTTGTAAAAGATGAATTGAAAGCCGAGCCTACCATATTTGAAATAACCAAAGAGCGTTTGCTGCGAGCTGCCAAAAAAATAAATGCAGGCTTAGACGAGAAAATTAAAAAGCTACAATCAGAGATTCAGACCGAAGAAACCAAAGCCGAAATTGAAAAATTAGAACGGCTAAAAAAGCAAAACACTTTCAAAGTTTTTCAAACTACTCCCATTTGGGAAGATTACAACTTTGAAGCCGAACAGTTTGACCCATCGCAAACCCTTTTTGATGCAGGCAAACTCACCGAAGACGACATCAAAGCATTACTGACTACTTGGAAAACGTATGACGGTATTGCATTGACACAAGATTTAGAAAGTGTTGATTTAAGCGGTTACACCGCTTATTACGGCAATGGCAGATTGTATTTAATGAACAAAGGCTTTACCACAAACAACCTTAAAGCATTATTGGAAAAGATAGATACGGACAAACATTTTGAACCTAAAAGCATCATCGCCTTTGGCTATCACTTGGAGAGCAAGAGTTTACGAGAGATTTCAGAAAACGTAAAAACTTACAACAACAAGAAAAAAAGCGACATTGACTTTATAACAAGGTATTAA
- a CDS encoding helix-turn-helix transcriptional regulator: protein MNRIKEVLDEKGIKQTWLAEQLGKSYNMVNAYVQNRQQPRIEVLFEIAEILGVNVKELLIDNDIKKNKK from the coding sequence ATGAACAGAATAAAAGAAGTGTTGGACGAAAAAGGCATCAAGCAGACTTGGCTTGCCGAGCAATTAGGCAAAAGCTACAATATGGTAAATGCTTATGTGCAAAACAGACAACAACCACGAATTGAAGTGCTTTTTGAAATCGCTGAAATTCTTGGCGTAAATGTAAAGGAACTATTGATTGACAACGACATTAAAAAGAACAAGAAATGA
- a CDS encoding IS66 family transposase: protein MLFGAKSERFVAANPNQLTLFELPEPQKPEPQTQQINYTRTKAGQKNKQQPLRLELPAHLPRKQQVIEPQNLPEGARFIGNAITEVLEYEPGSIYVRQIVRPKYVLGQNQEQTQIAIAELPSLPIEKGNAGASMLAHLIVSKYADHLPFYRQVQMFKRQKLQLSESTINGWFSASCQLLEPLYHSLVAKVQSSGYLQADETPIAVLTKDKPGSTHKGYLWVYHDPMERLVVFDYQAGRGREGPEKFLKDFSGVLQTDGYAAYNGLRLKGHILQLACMAHARRNFEKALDNDSQRAETALLLIGKLYQIERMAKENHLNHDEIKILRQQQAQPVLEQLHRWLSEQHACVLPKSAIGQAITYMLTLWPRLIRYLDDGRYQMDNNLIENTIRPVALGRKNYLFAGSHEGAKRAAMIYSLLATCKLNEVEPFGWLSHTLEVLPDHPANQLYKLLPIKNPK from the coding sequence ATGCTATTTGGTGCAAAGAGCGAACGGTTTGTGGCTGCCAATCCCAATCAACTAACCCTTTTCGAGCTGCCGGAACCTCAGAAACCGGAGCCCCAGACCCAGCAAATAAACTACACCCGTACAAAAGCCGGGCAAAAAAACAAGCAACAACCGCTTCGTCTTGAACTTCCGGCCCATTTGCCACGCAAACAGCAGGTCATCGAACCACAGAACCTTCCTGAGGGCGCCCGCTTCATTGGTAATGCCATCACGGAGGTACTTGAATACGAGCCTGGCAGCATCTATGTCAGGCAGATTGTGCGCCCCAAGTATGTGCTTGGTCAGAACCAGGAACAAACACAGATAGCCATAGCCGAGCTTCCGAGCCTGCCTATCGAGAAAGGTAATGCCGGCGCAAGCATGTTGGCTCACCTGATAGTGAGTAAATACGCAGATCACCTGCCATTTTACCGTCAGGTACAAATGTTCAAACGTCAGAAGCTTCAGTTGTCAGAGTCAACCATCAACGGATGGTTCAGCGCCAGCTGTCAGTTGCTTGAACCGCTATACCATAGCCTTGTGGCAAAAGTTCAATCCTCGGGCTACCTTCAGGCCGATGAAACGCCCATTGCAGTATTGACAAAAGACAAGCCGGGCTCAACACACAAAGGTTACCTCTGGGTGTACCACGATCCGATGGAGCGCCTTGTGGTATTCGACTACCAAGCAGGGCGCGGACGCGAAGGCCCGGAGAAGTTTTTGAAAGACTTTAGCGGAGTGCTTCAAACCGATGGTTATGCAGCATACAACGGATTAAGACTCAAAGGCCATATCTTGCAACTTGCCTGCATGGCACATGCCAGACGCAATTTTGAAAAGGCATTGGATAACGACAGCCAACGGGCTGAAACTGCCCTGTTGCTTATAGGCAAGCTATACCAGATTGAGCGCATGGCAAAAGAGAATCACCTGAACCATGATGAGATAAAAATCCTCAGACAGCAACAGGCCCAACCTGTGCTTGAGCAGTTGCATCGGTGGCTCAGTGAGCAACATGCCTGTGTCTTGCCCAAAAGCGCCATTGGCCAGGCCATCACTTACATGTTGACCCTTTGGCCAAGACTGATAAGATACCTCGATGACGGACGATATCAAATGGACAACAACCTGATTGAAAACACCATACGTCCTGTAGCCCTTGGCCGAAAAAACTATCTGTTTGCAGGCTCGCATGAGGGAGCAAAGCGCGCAGCCATGATTTATTCCTTGTTAGCCACTTGCAAACTCAATGAAGTAGAACCTTTTGGCTGGCTCAGCCATACCCTCGAGGTACTTCCAGACCACCCGGCCAACCAACTGTACAAACTACTCCCAATAAAAAATCCAAAATAA
- the tnpB gene encoding IS66 family insertion sequence element accessory protein TnpB, whose translation MFSITSARYFLYLEPTDMRKSFDGLCGLVTSKLGQNPMSGDLYIFINKPRNCIKMLRWEPGGFVLFYKRLEQGRLQLPKQSMDGVKNQMLDYSQLVMIINGISMENARKNKRFYRHDFVGN comes from the coding sequence ATGTTTTCCATTACTTCGGCAAGGTATTTTCTCTACCTTGAGCCAACAGACATGCGTAAAAGTTTCGACGGCTTATGCGGGCTGGTCACAAGCAAGCTTGGCCAAAACCCCATGAGCGGAGATTTGTACATTTTCATTAACAAGCCACGCAACTGCATCAAAATGCTTCGGTGGGAACCCGGAGGGTTCGTACTGTTTTACAAGCGACTCGAGCAAGGCAGGCTGCAACTGCCCAAACAAAGTATGGATGGGGTGAAAAACCAGATGCTCGACTATAGCCAGCTGGTGATGATAATCAATGGTATTTCAATGGAAAATGCAAGAAAAAACAAGCGATTTTATCGACATGATTTTGTTGGAAACTAA
- a CDS encoding HlyC/CorC family transporter: MEIVVLVILILVNGFFALSEIALVSSKRARLEQRRIEGSKGAKIALKLLDNSENFLSAIQVGITLVGIVTGVYGGMNIADDVTPFFQNFEITQNYANQIALTLTVVIITYFSIVIGELVPKTIALNNPDKIAIRVAPMIYYFSSTFYPFVRLLSISTNFVNKIIGIKKQTEQLTEAELRHMLKVASSEGVIEKEQNIIHEKVFYFADKKAKHIMTHRTDVEWIDTDDSFDDIKLKLYNAKHSKLVCCSGGLDNFTGIIYLRDFYKSISQLKIFDIKTIIVEPLIVPDNMDAQKVLELFRQKKVHLCCVVNEYGGFEGLITLHDIVENIVGRIPEEGELYEPDVFIRDDNSILVSGDAPIETLNEIIIDFTVDFEKIDYSTVAGFVYNQIGKIPQVGDKVDYMDYKIEIVDVDGHKIDKILITKKK, from the coding sequence ATGGAAATTGTAGTTTTAGTAATTTTAATTTTAGTAAATGGATTTTTTGCACTATCTGAGATTGCTTTAGTTTCAAGCAAAAGGGCTAGATTAGAACAAAGAAGAATAGAAGGGAGCAAAGGGGCAAAAATAGCATTAAAATTACTTGACAATTCTGAGAATTTTTTATCAGCAATTCAAGTAGGGATAACTTTAGTTGGGATAGTAACAGGGGTTTATGGAGGCATGAATATTGCGGATGATGTTACTCCGTTTTTTCAAAATTTTGAAATTACTCAAAACTATGCAAATCAAATAGCATTAACATTAACTGTTGTAATAATAACTTATTTTTCTATTGTAATAGGAGAATTAGTTCCCAAAACGATAGCATTAAATAACCCTGACAAGATTGCAATTCGAGTTGCTCCAATGATTTATTATTTTAGCAGTACTTTTTATCCATTTGTAAGGCTTTTATCAATTTCAACAAATTTTGTGAATAAAATAATCGGGATTAAAAAACAAACCGAACAATTGACAGAAGCAGAATTACGTCACATGTTAAAAGTTGCATCATCTGAAGGTGTTATTGAGAAAGAACAAAACATCATTCATGAAAAAGTATTTTATTTTGCAGACAAGAAAGCAAAACACATAATGACTCACAGAACCGATGTAGAGTGGATTGATACAGACGACAGTTTTGATGATATTAAACTCAAATTGTATAACGCCAAACATAGTAAATTAGTTTGTTGCAGTGGCGGCTTAGACAATTTTACAGGTATAATTTATTTAAGAGATTTTTACAAATCGATTTCACAGTTAAAGATTTTTGATATCAAAACTATTATAGTTGAACCATTAATTGTACCCGACAATATGGATGCCCAAAAAGTTTTAGAATTATTTAGGCAGAAGAAAGTTCACCTTTGTTGTGTTGTGAATGAGTACGGTGGTTTTGAAGGATTAATAACACTACATGATATTGTTGAAAATATTGTTGGACGAATACCTGAAGAAGGAGAATTATATGAACCAGATGTATTTATAAGAGATGATAATTCTATATTAGTAAGTGGTGATGCACCTATTGAAACACTTAACGAGATAATTATAGATTTTACAGTTGATTTTGAAAAAATTGACTATTCTACTGTAGCAGGTTTTGTTTATAATCAAATTGGTAAAATCCCTCAAGTAGGCGATAAAGTTGATTATATGGATTATAAGATTGAAATAGTTGATGTTGATGGGCATAAAATTGATAAAATATTGATAACAAAGAAAAAATAA
- a CDS encoding efflux RND transporter periplasmic adaptor subunit gives MKQILNNRILQLSLVLIIGLFLGWLIFKSDNSTESNHSHEHSEETTFTCSMHPQIRQNEPGKCPLCGMDLIPVTQNSGNSESNPFVFTMSAEAIALANVQTQKVKTVSAEHEVYLTGKIAINEQKIAVITANYSGRIEKLFIDFTGQAVNKGQKLATIYSPELVTAQKELIEAAKFKEVNTALYNASKEKLRLWKITESQINQIESSGIVQTEFDVYADQSGIVVRRDISKGDFVNKGSVLFEIADLSNVWILLDAYESDLAFIKVGQKITLTVASLPGKEFMTNISFIDPLINPQSRTAAVRAELNNPQQLLKPEMFVKGKIKANLSLSEKSLVIPKTALLWTGKRSIVYIKVPNSEFPSFEMREITIGSSLGDYYIVENGLTEGEEIVTNGVFAIDGAAQLNGNYSMMNRAVDNTIAVPDKFTEQLTDFVYQYLELNKSLVRSDFKLTQSNAKKLETSLNKIDMKLLDEEAHNAWMEQFSNLKKHIGLLQIAKDIEKQREIFSDLSNQMIEIAETFGLKIETVYVAYCPMALDDKGAFWLSEKEEINNPYFGDKMLRCGEVKKKIRTQSKQGTKTNQPQGHQH, from the coding sequence ATGAAACAAATACTAAATAATAGAATATTGCAACTCAGTCTGGTGCTGATTATCGGATTATTTTTAGGGTGGTTAATTTTTAAATCGGATAACAGTACTGAATCGAATCATAGTCACGAACATAGTGAAGAAACAACTTTCACTTGTTCTATGCACCCACAAATCAGGCAGAATGAGCCGGGGAAATGTCCGCTTTGCGGAATGGATTTAATCCCCGTTACTCAAAATTCAGGCAATAGTGAAAGCAACCCATTTGTGTTTACAATGAGTGCCGAAGCAATCGCTTTGGCAAATGTGCAAACCCAAAAAGTAAAAACAGTTTCAGCAGAACACGAAGTTTACTTAACTGGTAAAATCGCCATTAATGAACAAAAAATAGCTGTAATCACGGCTAATTATTCCGGCAGAATTGAAAAATTATTTATAGACTTTACAGGGCAAGCGGTAAACAAAGGACAAAAACTGGCGACCATCTATTCACCTGAACTTGTTACGGCACAAAAAGAGTTAATCGAAGCTGCAAAGTTCAAAGAAGTTAATACCGCACTTTACAACGCATCAAAAGAAAAACTCCGTTTATGGAAAATTACTGAATCACAAATAAATCAAATAGAAAGCAGTGGCATAGTGCAAACAGAATTTGATGTGTATGCCGACCAATCAGGAATAGTAGTCAGAAGAGATATTTCAAAAGGCGACTTTGTAAATAAAGGAAGTGTTTTATTTGAAATCGCTGATTTGAGCAATGTATGGATTTTATTGGATGCGTATGAAAGTGATTTGGCATTTATAAAAGTTGGTCAGAAAATCACATTGACAGTTGCATCGCTTCCCGGAAAAGAATTTATGACAAACATATCTTTTATAGACCCATTAATCAATCCACAATCAAGAACCGCAGCAGTCAGAGCGGAATTAAACAACCCTCAACAACTTCTAAAACCTGAAATGTTTGTAAAGGGAAAAATCAAAGCAAACCTATCTCTTTCTGAAAAATCATTGGTAATCCCAAAAACAGCTTTACTATGGACAGGTAAACGCTCTATTGTCTATATAAAAGTTCCAAATTCGGAATTTCCATCATTTGAAATGAGAGAAATAACAATCGGATCATCTTTGGGTGATTATTACATTGTTGAAAATGGATTGACTGAAGGCGAAGAAATCGTTACCAATGGAGTATTTGCTATTGACGGAGCAGCCCAACTCAATGGCAATTACAGTATGATGAATCGGGCGGTAGATAATACTATTGCCGTTCCTGACAAGTTTACCGAACAACTAACAGATTTTGTTTACCAATATTTAGAACTCAATAAGAGTTTAGTTCGTAGTGACTTTAAACTGACACAATCTAACGCCAAAAAGTTGGAAACCAGTTTGAATAAAATTGATATGAAGTTGCTTGATGAAGAAGCACACAATGCTTGGATGGAGCAGTTTTCAAATCTAAAAAAACACATAGGACTTTTGCAAATCGCTAAAGACATAGAAAAACAAAGAGAAATATTCTCTGACCTTTCAAACCAAATGATTGAAATCGCAGAAACATTCGGGCTGAAAATTGAGACTGTCTATGTAGCATATTGCCCTATGGCATTAGACGACAAAGGTGCATTTTGGTTAAGTGAAAAAGAAGAAATCAATAATCCATACTTTGGTGATAAAATGCTAAGATGTGGAGAAGTGAAAAAGAAAATAAGAACACAAAGTAAGCAAGGAACTAAAACAAATCAGCCACAAGGACATCAACACTAA